A stretch of Mucilaginibacter terrae DNA encodes these proteins:
- the hemH gene encoding ferrochelatase, translating to MKKGVLLVNLGTPDNPQTPAVRKYLNEFLMDERVIDINAFSRFMLIKGIIVPFRGPKSAKSYQEIWTEEGSPLMIYTVKTTELLKQRLGDEYHVEMAMRYQSPSIESALAKLRAAQVTSIQVIPLFPQYASASTGSVHQKVMEIVSKWQTIPSMSFVNSFYDDDLIIEAYAQNGAKHKPEEYDHILFSFHGLPQRQMIKADETGKHCLKVANCCDTITGANRFCYSAQCHATARLIAERLNIPKEKYTLTFQSRLGRDPWMQPYTSEVIDQLAKKGIKKLLVFCPAFVADCLETIFEVSVEYNEEFKHAGGEHVQLVESLNDSPLWIDALERMVRGA from the coding sequence ATGAAAAAAGGAGTTTTATTAGTAAATTTAGGTACGCCCGATAATCCGCAAACACCGGCTGTTCGCAAGTACCTGAATGAGTTTTTAATGGATGAACGGGTAATTGATATTAATGCCTTTAGCCGTTTTATGCTTATTAAAGGTATCATTGTTCCTTTCCGCGGACCAAAATCGGCAAAATCATACCAGGAAATATGGACCGAAGAAGGATCGCCGTTAATGATCTACACCGTTAAAACCACCGAGCTATTAAAACAACGCCTGGGCGACGAATACCATGTTGAAATGGCTATGCGTTACCAAAGCCCGTCAATCGAGTCGGCTTTGGCTAAGTTGCGTGCCGCGCAGGTAACCTCTATACAAGTTATTCCACTGTTTCCGCAATATGCTTCGGCTTCTACCGGATCGGTACATCAAAAAGTAATGGAAATTGTGAGCAAGTGGCAAACCATACCGTCCATGAGCTTCGTTAATTCCTTTTACGATGATGATCTGATCATCGAGGCCTATGCCCAAAACGGGGCCAAGCACAAGCCCGAAGAGTACGACCACATACTATTCAGTTTTCACGGCTTGCCGCAAAGGCAAATGATCAAGGCCGACGAAACCGGCAAACACTGCCTTAAAGTGGCTAACTGCTGCGATACCATTACTGGTGCAAACCGTTTTTGTTACAGCGCACAATGCCACGCTACTGCCCGTTTAATTGCCGAGCGGTTGAATATTCCCAAAGAAAAATACACCCTTACGTTTCAATCTCGCCTGGGCCGCGACCCATGGATGCAGCCTTATACCAGCGAGGTAATTGATCAACTGGCTAAAAAGGGCATAAAAAAACTACTGGTATTTTGCCCGGCGTTTGTAGCCGATTGTTTAGAAACCATTTTCGAGGTTTCGGTTGAATATAATGAGGAGTT
- a CDS encoding DUF4287 domain-containing protein: MSFQAYLNNIEAKTGKGPEDFKKLAEEKGYTENGKIKPGVKATEITNWLKADFELGHGHAMAIYALLKGDKTYQ, translated from the coding sequence ATGTCATTTCAAGCATATCTCAACAATATCGAAGCTAAAACAGGCAAAGGTCCCGAAGATTTTAAAAAGCTGGCCGAAGAAAAAGGCTATACCGAGAACGGAAAGATCAAACCTGGCGTAAAAGCTACCGAAATTACCAACTGGCTTAAAGCCGATTTTGAATTGGGACATGGGCATGCCATGGCTATTTATGCTTTGCTCAAAGGCGATAAAACTTATCAATAG
- a CDS encoding fatty acid desaturase, with protein sequence MADNTPHIKITSPVGSWGAGAWVALLVISLWALSTILLMQWQVNFANPLLYVFILVQMHLYTGLFITAHDAMHRTVSANKTVNNAAGYITTFLYAAFWYPTLLKKHHKHHSHVHTDEDPDYHKGSFWAWYSRFIRNYLSIWQVVFMAALFNVLKIWIPQPNLILFWVVPSLLSTLQLFYFGTYQPHKGEHDNQYHSTTQKKNHVFAFLSCYFFGYHYEHHASPGTPWWMLWKTKS encoded by the coding sequence ATGGCAGATAATACTCCGCACATTAAAATTACTTCCCCTGTAGGAAGCTGGGGGGCTGGAGCTTGGGTAGCGCTGCTGGTTATTTCTCTCTGGGCACTTTCTACCATCCTGCTTATGCAGTGGCAGGTAAATTTTGCCAATCCTTTACTTTATGTTTTTATACTGGTGCAAATGCACTTGTATACCGGTTTGTTTATTACCGCACACGATGCTATGCATCGCACGGTATCGGCCAATAAAACTGTAAATAACGCAGCCGGGTATATTACCACGTTTCTATATGCCGCATTTTGGTATCCTACGTTATTAAAAAAACACCACAAGCACCACAGCCACGTACATACTGATGAAGACCCGGATTACCACAAAGGCAGTTTCTGGGCCTGGTACTCCAGGTTTATCCGTAACTATTTATCGATATGGCAGGTAGTATTTATGGCGGCGCTGTTCAACGTTTTAAAAATATGGATACCGCAACCTAACCTCATCCTGTTTTGGGTAGTGCCATCCTTATTGAGTACTTTACAGCTATTTTATTTTGGCACCTATCAGCCACATAAAGGCGAACACGATAATCAATACCATTCTACCACGCAAAAAAAGAACCATGTGTTCGCATTCTTGTCGTGCTACTTTTTTGGGTATCATTATGAGCACCATGCCTCGCCCGGTACGCCATGGTGGATGTTATGGAAAACAAAGTCGTGA